The genomic interval GTGGATAGCGCATAAAGACGGTGAAGTTGCGCATCTCACCTTTATATAAATTCTCAGCAATCACAAACTCTTTCGTTGTCTCAACACTATGGCTCTCTTCTCCCCAATTAAACAGGTTATCAAACGCAGATTTTGGAACAAAGCTTATACCTTCTGTGCCAGCTCGCTCAAACGATTCATTGGAAATTTTGACTTCCAAAACACATGCGCCAATTTTAAAATGACCAATATTACGAATTTGTCCTGAGATAGAAAACGATTCATTGATCAGGACTTTTTTCTGTACTATATTTTCAAGTCGTGCAATTTTAGTGTATTTATCAAGACCATAAATAGCAAAAGCTGCAAAAACAGTTGCAATAAAAAATGCAGTAAAAATAGGTGGATAGAGGGAAGATTTGCCATCATGGCTACGAATGGTCAATACGATGGCCAAGATAAAGAGTAAAAAAATAACAATCATAGCGAACCAATGGAGTATGGTAAAATAAGTCATTTGCACTCCTTTAGTAGCATTCTGCGCTAAGTGACGCATTCACATCGCCACTGTAGACAAAATCATCGAAGACACTTTGGAATTCCATGACACCCTCTTTGAGAAGCGTTTGTTTTACTAGTATCGACTGATTCGCGATCGGTTTTAATCTGTTAATAAACGCTTTAATCCCTTGTGCATCGGTTTGTTTGAAAACAGTGGTATGCACTAAACAGAGTGAAAAATCTTTTGTTGAATGGTTAGTAATGGACCCCTCAACAATCAAAGAGTCAGAAAAGGTCAATTTTTTCACCAGACTGATTTCCGTTGTGGTCGCTCGTGTGATTTCACTGAGTTTTAGTTTGATAAAAAAAGGTGAAACCACAAGAAGAATCAGTGCAATAATAATCATAAAAAGTGAGGCAACAGAAGATTTTTTGGCAATTAAACTTGCCAAGATAATCAATGCTAAAAAGGTAAAAAGTAGCCATCCAAATGCCAAATAATCATAAAGACCAAAATGTTTTACATAGGTCAATAGTGATAATTTAAGGGCATCAATGTTCATTGCGGCTATTTTTCTCCTCTATTCCACTGAGTCCAAAGCGCCTCTCAAGCTCTTTGGAAATGAGTGATGGATGAATGTTTTTAGCGCCGAGTGCTACGAGGGCATGAAACATAAGATCGGCCGCTTCATAGACAATCTCTTTACTCTCACCATCTTTACATGCAAAACAAAACTCACCCGCTTCTTCAACCACTTTTTTCAAAATGCTGTTATCGCCTTTGTGCAGCAGTGATGCAACATAAGAGCTTTTAGGATCAGCGTGTTTACGCTCTTGAATGATATGGTAAATTTTATCGGTGATCGAATAAGCTTCGATCTTTATTTCTGGCTCTTTAGGTATCTCTTCAACGTCTACACGGTTAAAAAAGCACGATTTACGACCCGTATGACATGCAACACCCTCTTGCTCGACTTTGAGCAATAAGGTATCGCTATCACAATCCAAATAAGCCTCTTTAACGTGTTGAAGATGCCCACTGGTTTCACCCTTTTTCCAGAGGCTTTGGCGGCTTCTGGAATAGTAGTGTGCAAGTCCTGTTTGCAGTGTTAATGCAAGCGCTTCTTGGTTCATGTAGGCAAGCATCAGCACTTCACCACTTATAACGTCCTGTGCGATGACAGGCAAAAGCGGTGAAGCATTCCAGTCGATGGAATTTAAAAGTGTTGAACTCATTTGCTTATACTAACTGCTTTCTGGCTATCTTTAGTATCAACCCAAATGTTTGGCACTGCGCCACCAGGTGTTAGGAAAATTTTTGCATCTTTGTTTTCACGAAGTGCTTCATTAAACTTTCCTTGAACTTCAATTTGTCTAAGTGTCAAAAGAGGTGTTGAGATACTGTCGCTGATTTTTTTGTTGGCATACGCATCCGCTTCTGCTTCAATTTTAATCGCATTGGCTTGACCTTGCGCATTAATTTCTCTCGCTTTTGCTTGACCTTCTGCTTCAGCAGCACGTTTTAAAGCTTGTTGGTTAGCGATTTCAACCTCATAACGTGTTCGTTCTACCTCTTGTTTTGCTACTTGTACACGCTCAATTTGCTCTTTGATTTTCACCGGCAAAACAATTTCTCTAAGTTGCATCGTGAGAAGTTCAACAGGTTGACCCGGTTGTGCATCAATCGCTTTACGAATGCCTTCTTCAATGTTAACCGCAATTTCATTCCGTTTTTGAGGAAGTTCCTCAGCGTTAAATTTACCAACAACGGCACGTGTTACATCTCGAACGACGGGATTGATAATTTTATCTTCCCATGACATACCCCATGTTGC from Sulfurospirillum multivorans DSM 12446 carries:
- a CDS encoding DUF2393 family protein; the protein is MTYFTILHWFAMIVIFLLFILAIVLTIRSHDGKSSLYPPIFTAFFIATVFAAFAIYGLDKYTKIARLENIVQKKVLINESFSISGQIRNIGHFKIGACVLEVKISNESFERAGTEGISFVPKSAFDNLFNWGEESHSVETTKEFVIAENLYKGEMRNFTVFMRYPPSYAKPYTRYELFCH
- a CDS encoding DUF2393 family protein gives rise to the protein MNIDALKLSLLTYVKHFGLYDYLAFGWLLFTFLALIILASLIAKKSSVASLFMIIIALILLVVSPFFIKLKLSEITRATTTEISLVKKLTFSDSLIVEGSITNHSTKDFSLCLVHTTVFKQTDAQGIKAFINRLKPIANQSILVKQTLLKEGVMEFQSVFDDFVYSGDVNASLSAECY
- the hisIE gene encoding bifunctional phosphoribosyl-AMP cyclohydrolase/phosphoribosyl-ATP diphosphatase HisIE, with protein sequence MSSTLLNSIDWNASPLLPVIAQDVISGEVLMLAYMNQEALALTLQTGLAHYYSRSRQSLWKKGETSGHLQHVKEAYLDCDSDTLLLKVEQEGVACHTGRKSCFFNRVDVEEIPKEPEIKIEAYSITDKIYHIIQERKHADPKSSYVASLLHKGDNSILKKVVEEAGEFCFACKDGESKEIVYEAADLMFHALVALGAKNIHPSLISKELERRFGLSGIEEKNSRNEH
- a CDS encoding prohibitin family protein, which translates into the protein MPADLNDYFKKKNGGGSGNSGGGDNDNRTPFNIEPPDFLKNLGKKAGIIYVLIAIIIIAVVAKPFVIINSGEMGIKATAGKFESTPMEPGFHLFIPFIQQVFIVDTKVRIMNYSSTEDLGEVLQRGSGIKRNAAISVLDARGLPVSIELTVQYKLEPTTAPQTIATWGMSWEDKIINPVVRDVTRAVVGKFNAEELPQKRNEIAVNIEEGIRKAIDAQPGQPVELLTMQLREIVLPVKIKEQIERVQVAKQEVERTRYEVEIANQQALKRAAEAEGQAKAREINAQGQANAIKIEAEADAYANKKISDSISTPLLTLRQIEVQGKFNEALRENKDAKIFLTPGGAVPNIWVDTKDSQKAVSISK